In Desulfonatronospira thiodismutans ASO3-1, a single window of DNA contains:
- a CDS encoding rod shape-determining protein produces the protein MFISKLFSLFGKSLAMDLGTANTLMYTPRDGIVLNEPSVVALDSRDGKVLAVGREAKEFLGRTPQRIVAIRPMKDGVIADFEVTNAMISFFIKKVIHGFNLVKPKMVICVPTGITQVEKRAVIESGLQSGAREVRLVEEPMAAAIGAGMSIEEPLGNLVVDIGGGTTEVAVISLSAVAYSESVRVAGDEMNEAIQRFIQEEFQLLVGENMAENIKMNIGTAYPPPEPMTFRVQGKRIVDGNPAAVEINDAQVREAIQEPVRAIVHAVHQAMEKTPPELVSDIADNGILLAGGGALLKGLDQLISKEVQVRVQVDEEPLTTVLRGTGKALTQEKKYSYVFIN, from the coding sequence ATGTTTATTTCCAAGCTGTTTTCCCTCTTCGGCAAGAGCCTGGCCATGGACCTGGGTACAGCCAATACTTTGATGTATACACCCAGGGACGGTATTGTCCTCAATGAACCTTCTGTGGTGGCCCTGGATTCCAGGGACGGCAAAGTGCTTGCCGTAGGTCGCGAAGCCAAGGAGTTTCTGGGACGCACTCCCCAGAGAATAGTGGCTATAAGACCCATGAAGGACGGGGTCATCGCTGATTTCGAAGTCACCAATGCCATGATCTCCTTTTTCATCAAGAAGGTTATCCACGGGTTCAACCTGGTCAAACCCAAAATGGTCATCTGCGTTCCCACCGGTATAACTCAGGTGGAGAAAAGGGCGGTCATCGAGTCCGGGCTGCAGTCCGGGGCCCGGGAGGTGAGGTTGGTGGAAGAGCCCATGGCGGCGGCCATCGGAGCAGGCATGAGCATCGAGGAGCCCCTGGGCAACCTGGTTGTGGACATAGGAGGCGGGACCACAGAAGTGGCAGTGATTTCCCTGTCTGCAGTGGCTTATTCCGAGTCTGTCCGGGTGGCCGGAGACGAGATGAACGAGGCCATTCAGCGTTTTATCCAGGAAGAGTTTCAGCTCCTGGTGGGGGAGAACATGGCGGAAAATATCAAAATGAACATAGGCACGGCTTATCCCCCGCCGGAACCCATGACCTTCAGGGTGCAGGGCAAGAGAATCGTGGACGGCAACCCGGCTGCAGTGGAGATAAACGACGCACAGGTACGCGAGGCTATACAGGAGCCTGTGCGGGCCATTGTCCACGCCGTGCATCAGGCCATGGAGAAGACTCCGCCGGAACTGGTTTCCGATATTGCTGACAATGGCATTCTTCTGGCTGGAGGCGGCGCCCTGCTCAAGGGGCTGGACCAGCTCATAAGCAAAGAGGTCCAGGTAAGGGTGCAGGTGGACGAGGAGCCCCTGACCACTGTACTCAGGGGCACGGGAAAGGCCCTGACCCAGGAAAAAAAGTATTCTTACGTTTTTATTAATTAG
- a CDS encoding NUDIX hydrolase — protein MLSTTTSRNILEVVDGKNRPLGVFPESQVHFHGLHHRSVAVALYDRQGLIYLQKRTESEPPYCGRWDLPASGHVLAGEAVQEAASRELRERTGLRLAGFRLVSLVDGRRETNYEFVYVFNAGRIRKLRVLSLKKNRDGLLLDSRELSMLIQENPETVTPWLVYLWRLGLFFR, from the coding sequence ATGCTTTCTACGACAACAAGCCGGAATATTCTGGAAGTGGTGGATGGAAAAAATCGCCCCCTGGGTGTTTTCCCGGAAAGCCAGGTGCACTTTCACGGTCTGCACCACCGGTCCGTAGCCGTGGCCCTCTATGACCGGCAAGGCCTGATATACCTTCAAAAACGAACTGAGTCCGAACCACCCTACTGTGGCAGGTGGGATCTGCCGGCCTCAGGGCATGTACTGGCAGGGGAAGCGGTGCAGGAAGCAGCCAGCAGGGAACTAAGGGAGAGAACCGGTCTCAGGCTGGCTGGCTTCAGGCTGGTATCCCTTGTAGACGGCCGCAGGGAAACAAACTACGAGTTTGTATATGTCTTCAACGCTGGAAGGATCCGTAAGTTAAGGGTCTTAAGCCTTAAAAAAAACCGGGATGGCCTGCTCCTGGACTCCCGGGAGCTTTCCATGCTTATCCAGGAGAACCCGGAGACCGTGACCCCCTGGCTGGTCTACCTCTGGAGACTTGGACTTTTTTTCAGGTAA
- a CDS encoding class I SAM-dependent methyltransferase → MKRLDMDCLAAINFEIRWSSPEAVHREHFMARKANMWRDIFPADLKEALMGQPAGGEAVVSCRPGEAVPARSGQDILSTRPQNFMRREFLGRYVEPARGRFYPRGMLAGAGFFSTDMRPCRITALDEKELRVDCAHPLSDYNVEVRARLEDLATKECEIGGRMNHWMEEILGSGPGMQARTGNAPTQFAHAHGFERNDSMDDARFYSSPRFIDHIDARARGFLAGEYARELEPDMKVLDLMSSVTSHVPQDMQLQVTGLGLNPEEMQANPVLDSHVVHDLNRYQELPFNDESYDAVLCSLSVEYLTSPWAVAREVARVLRSGGIFMAGFSNRWFPPKVVRLWQELHEFERSGFVLDLLLQTNSFKDLESISIRNWWRPEDDPHTGQTWVSDPVYVVKGRKI, encoded by the coding sequence ATGAAAAGACTGGATATGGACTGTCTGGCGGCAATCAACTTTGAAATCAGGTGGAGCAGCCCCGAGGCCGTGCATCGTGAGCATTTCATGGCCAGGAAGGCTAACATGTGGCGCGATATTTTCCCGGCAGACTTGAAAGAGGCTCTCATGGGGCAGCCAGCGGGGGGCGAGGCGGTTGTTTCGTGCCGGCCTGGAGAGGCTGTGCCCGCCCGCTCCGGACAGGATATTCTGTCCACCAGGCCGCAGAATTTTATGCGCCGCGAGTTCCTTGGCCGGTATGTAGAGCCGGCCAGGGGCCGGTTTTACCCCAGGGGTATGCTTGCCGGAGCTGGTTTTTTCAGTACGGATATGCGGCCCTGCCGCATAACTGCCCTGGACGAAAAAGAATTAAGAGTTGACTGCGCACATCCCTTAAGCGACTACAATGTGGAAGTAAGGGCCAGGCTGGAAGACCTGGCCACCAAGGAATGCGAGATCGGGGGGAGGATGAATCACTGGATGGAAGAAATCCTGGGCAGCGGCCCTGGAATGCAGGCCAGGACGGGGAATGCCCCCACGCAATTCGCCCATGCCCATGGATTTGAGAGAAACGACTCCATGGACGATGCCCGGTTTTATTCTTCCCCGCGCTTTATTGACCATATAGATGCCCGGGCCCGTGGTTTTCTGGCCGGAGAGTATGCCCGGGAACTTGAGCCGGATATGAAGGTCCTGGATCTCATGAGCAGTGTAACCTCCCACGTGCCGCAGGACATGCAGCTCCAGGTGACCGGCCTGGGCCTGAATCCGGAGGAAATGCAGGCCAACCCGGTTCTGGATTCTCACGTGGTTCACGACCTGAACCGGTACCAGGAACTACCATTTAACGATGAATCGTATGATGCTGTCCTGTGCAGCCTGTCCGTGGAGTATCTGACCAGTCCCTGGGCCGTTGCCCGGGAGGTGGCCAGGGTCTTGAGGTCCGGGGGGATATTCATGGCGGGCTTTTCCAACCGATGGTTTCCTCCCAAGGTTGTCCGCCTGTGGCAGGAACTGCACGAATTTGAAAGAAGCGGATTCGTCCTGGATCTTTTGCTGCAGACCAATAGTTTCAAGGACCTGGAAAGCATAAGTATCCGCAACTGGTGGCGTCCGGAGGATGACCCCCACACCGGGCAGACCTGGGTCAGCGACCCGGTTTATGTGGTCAAGGGACGAAAGATCTAA
- a CDS encoding sensor histidine kinase, which produces MHQHNPGSLSQDQQDLIRFYQDTIEQAPIGIFTVTPDGRYLTANTTLARMHGFNTSEELITEVNDIASQVYVYPEEREEFKRVLESRGEVKNYESLFRRPDGSMFWVSRNVRAVRDEKGDVIYYQGFVTDITAKKDAEVRLQERVKEQQCLYQISSAFKKDTTLDTFLQQAVEAIPPGWQYPEDTAARITFGGKVFSTPGFQETPWQMSVEFTTGAQTLGDITVAYLQEKPRADHGPFLQEEWRLLHAIARHLGGITGRVLAEQEINRKNEQLQQLLDEKDRFFSIIAHDLRSPLTGVMGFTRMLAEEVDQFSQQDLREVAEEMHKATENLQDLLENLLQWASIQKGAIECEPEDVSLAGAADKSIRMVKTPAGNKDISIESEVDSGLMVYADRRMLDTVIRNLLSNAVKFTPAGGRIRISAEIENSECSVHVEDTGTGMDEQTLSGLFVLDRTTSRKGTGGEKGTGLGLLLCKEFVEMQGGKIRVNSTPGKGSTFSFTVPLA; this is translated from the coding sequence ATGCACCAGCACAACCCCGGTTCCCTGAGCCAGGATCAGCAGGATCTGATCAGGTTTTACCAGGACACCATTGAACAGGCTCCCATAGGAATTTTCACCGTCACTCCTGATGGACGCTATCTTACAGCCAATACCACCCTGGCCAGGATGCACGGCTTCAACACCTCTGAAGAGCTCATCACTGAGGTAAATGATATCGCCTCCCAAGTTTACGTCTATCCTGAAGAAAGGGAAGAATTCAAGCGGGTCCTGGAGAGCCGCGGAGAGGTCAAAAATTACGAGTCCCTTTTCAGACGCCCTGATGGCAGCATGTTCTGGGTATCCAGGAATGTGCGCGCAGTCAGGGATGAAAAGGGTGATGTCATCTATTATCAGGGCTTTGTCACGGACATTACCGCTAAAAAAGATGCTGAGGTCAGGCTACAGGAAAGGGTCAAGGAGCAGCAGTGTCTTTATCAAATTTCCAGTGCCTTTAAAAAGGATACCACCCTGGATACGTTCCTGCAGCAGGCAGTGGAAGCCATACCCCCGGGATGGCAGTACCCCGAAGACACTGCCGCCCGCATAACTTTCGGGGGGAAAGTATTTTCTACTCCAGGCTTCCAGGAAACCCCGTGGCAGATGAGCGTTGAATTCACCACTGGGGCTCAGACCCTGGGGGATATAACCGTGGCCTACCTGCAGGAAAAACCCCGCGCTGACCACGGACCTTTTCTCCAGGAAGAGTGGAGGCTTTTGCATGCAATAGCCAGGCACCTGGGGGGAATAACTGGCAGAGTGCTGGCTGAGCAGGAAATAAACCGTAAAAATGAACAATTGCAGCAGTTGCTGGATGAAAAGGACAGGTTCTTTTCCATAATTGCCCATGACCTAAGGTCTCCTCTCACAGGAGTTATGGGGTTTACCCGCATGCTGGCTGAAGAAGTGGATCAGTTCTCCCAGCAGGATCTAAGGGAAGTGGCTGAAGAGATGCACAAGGCCACAGAAAATCTGCAGGACCTTCTGGAAAACCTGCTGCAATGGGCCAGCATACAGAAAGGGGCCATTGAATGTGAACCTGAAGATGTCTCCCTTGCCGGTGCAGCGGATAAAAGCATACGCATGGTCAAGACACCCGCCGGGAACAAGGATATCAGCATTGAGTCCGAAGTTGATTCCGGTTTGATGGTTTACGCAGACAGGCGTATGCTGGACACGGTAATTAGAAACCTTCTGTCCAATGCAGTCAAATTCACCCCTGCCGGGGGACGAATCAGGATCTCGGCAGAAATAGAAAACTCCGAGTGCAGTGTACACGTAGAAGACACCGGCACTGGAATGGACGAACAGACCCTGTCCGGGCTGTTTGTCCTGGACAGAACCACTTCCAGAAAAGGCACCGGGGGAGAAAAGGGAACCGGCCTGGGACTTTTGCTCTGTAAGGAATTTGTTGAAATGCAGGGCGGAAAAATCCGGGTAAACAGTACACCCGGTAAGGGCAGCACCTTTAGCTTTACAGTGCCCCTGGCTTGA